The genomic window CCCCCAAGGCCACACAAGAGGCCAAACCAGAGATGACGCAGGAGATTCCAGCGGTATAGTAGCTCCCGAAAAGACCATTATCTCCCGCACAGCAAGAGAGGCACCCGCTCAACGAGGTGCGCCTTTTCCATACACAGGGTGATGCGGGCTAAACATATTCAGGGAGACGACCATGGCCTGGAATTTCGGCGACATTCTCGACACCATTGCCCCGGTACTGCCGGGCGACAAACCGGCCCTCATCCATATTGCAAAAGACGGCACGGCCCAGATCAAGTCCTGGGCAGAGTTTGACGCCCGCTCGAACAACCTTGCCCGCCAGCTGATCGAGCGCGGCGCCAAGCCCGGGGACAAAGTCGCGTTCTACATGCGCAACCGCTCCGAATATGCCGAGCTGCTGGCCGCCTGCTTCAAGGCGCGCCTCACCCACGTCAACGTCAACTACCGCTACCAGCCCGACGAGCTGCATTACATCTTCGACAACTCCGACGCCCAGACCATCGTCTATGGCGAAGAGTTTGCCGACAATATTGCAGAACTTAAACAGCGCCTCGGCAAGGTCGGCACCTTCCTCGAAGTAACGGCAGGCACACCGGCCAATGATTTCGCAGACCGCTACGAAGACCTCACCAAGATCGGCAATGGCGGCGCCCTGGGCATCGAACGCTCCGGCGACGATCAGCTGTTCCTGTACACCGGCGGCACCACCGGCATGCCCAAAGGCGTGATGTGGCCCGCAGATGATCTGCGCGAAGCCCAGCTCTATGCCCTGCGGGCCTTGGGAGAAGTACCCGAAACCCTTGAGGCGCTTGCTGCGGCCATCAAGGAAACCGGCACCGGCGCCGGCCCGTTCATTCCCGCCTGCCCCATGATGCACGGCACCGGCCTCTTTACTGCCATCGGCAACATGATGAATGGCGGCTGCATCGTCACGCTCGACAACGAGAACCTTGATCCCCACGCCATCTGGAAGGCCGTGAACGATTACAAGGTCGAGCAGATCGCCATCGTCGGTGACACCTTCGCCAAGCCCATGCTCAAGGCGTTGGAAGATGAACCCGGCAAATACGATCTGTCGTCGCTGGTCAGCATCATTTCCTCCGGCGTCATGTGGTCCCTCGAAGTAAAGCGCGACATGATTCCGCACATGCCTCAAGCCATGTTGATGGACAGCTTTGGCTCCTCGGAAGGCATCGGTTTTGGTAGCTCGATCTTTACCGCCGACGGCGAAGTCAAAACCGCCAAGTTCCAGATCGGCGAACGCTGCAAGGTGTTTGATGAAAACGATCAGGAAGTGCAGCCCGGCTCCGGCAAATCCGGTGTCATCGCCGTCGCCCAGCCCATTCCCCTTGGCTACTACAAGGACGAGGAAAAGACGGCCAAAACCTTCCGCACCATCAACGGCATGCGCTACTCGATCCCCGGCGATTTCTGCACCGTGGAAGAAGACGGCACCCTGACCCTGCTGGGACGTGGCTCGGTCTGCATCAACACCGGCGGCGAAAAGGTCTACCCCGAAGAAGTCGAAGAAGCGCTCAAGACGCACCCCGCCGTCGAAGACGCACTTGTGGTTGGCCTGCCGGATGATAAATGGGGTCAGGCCATCACCGGCGTCATCACCATGGCCTCAGGCGAGTCCGCTGACGAAGCAGCACTGATTGCCCATGTGAAGGACAACCTGGCCCACTACAAGGCACCCAAGCGCGTGCTCGTGGCAGCCGATGCCTTCCGTGCACCAAACGGCAAAGCGGACTACAAGGGCGCAACAAGTTTCGCCAAACAGGAGCTAGGCATTGCCAGCTGACAAAAAGCCGATCCTCGCCCTCACCGGGTCCATGGCAACAACCAGACCCGGTGAGGTGCGCGACCAGATTGAAAACCGACTGACCACCGACTGGGACATCCGCACCTGGACCGCCGACGACGGCGAGCCAGCTCTGGCAGCATTGCTGGCAGAGGCGGATGTGGTTGTCCCCGGCGTGGACACGCTTTTTGTTGGCGCCTTCTTCTCCAGCCTCAAGGCCAGCCCCAATCTGCGCATGCTGCAAATTCCCTTTGCCGGCACAGACTGGCTCTCGCCGGAACTGCTTCCGCCACAGGCCGTCGCGGCGGGCTGCAGCGGCCATGAAATCACCATGGCCGAGTACACCATCGGCGCGATGCTGGAGTGGGAAATCCGCTTCCGTGTAATGGATCCGGACTTCCGGTCCGGCAGTTGGCATTTTTCCGGCTCGTCCAAAGACCCGACCTCCAAACACGGCGAAATCTGGAACAAGACCGTTGGCATTGTCGGCTATGGCGGCATCGGAGAAGAGACGGCCAGACGCGCCAAGGCCTTCAGCATGCGAACCATGGGTCTGAAACGTTCCGCCATGCCCTGCCCGCCGGAACTCGACTGGCTCGGATCAACGGCTGATGATCCAGACGCCCTCATGACGCTGCTCAGGGAAAGCGACTATGTCGTCCTTGCCTGCGACCTCAACGATGCCACCCGTGGCATGATCGGCCCCGATGAGTTGGCCGCCATGAAGGACACAGCTGTCGTCATCAACGTGGCCCGCGGCGAAGTCATTCAGGAAGAACCGTTTTACCAGGCGCTGAAAAAGAAACAGATTGCCGGTGCCATCATCGATACCTGGTACCGCTATCCCGCCCGCGGCCTTGCGCCCGGCGAGACACCCGAAGACCCATCGCCTTCCGCCTACCCGTTTACGGACCTTGAGAATGTGATGGTGACGCCGCACTGCTCCGCTCATTCCGACAATGCGGACTACCGCCGGATGATCTCCATCGCCTCCAATCTGGACAAGCTTGCCAAGGGCGAGACGCCTGATCGGGTGATGATACGCGGCAACGGTGTTGCAGCTTAAGGCAGCGGCCTTGCGCAAATGAGGGATGTTGTTCCGCACACCACCGTGTAGCGTCCCTGCACCATGAGTGACACGACCATCATCGCGATCCTGTTGCTGACAGCGATCATGCACGCCACATGGAACGCCGCCCTCAAGACCGGTGCTGACCGGGTGCTGGATATGGCGGCCATGCGCATGTCGGGCATCGTATTCGCGGCGATTGTCATTCCACTTGCGCCCATGCCTGCACCGGAAGCCTGGCCCTTCCTTATCGCCAGTGCCGTGGCGCACATGTTTTATTATGCATGCCTCATCTCGTCCTATCAGCGCGGTGACCTCAGTCAGGTCTATCCGATCGCCCGAGGGTCCGCCCCCCTGCTTGTGGCTCTCGCCGCCTATCTCACCATCAGCGAAACACCAACACCTGTCGGCCTTGCCGGTGTCATCGTTATCTCCATCGGCATCATCGTGGCGGGGACCGGCGCCTTTCGTGAAAACCTGCACGCCATTGGCTTTGCCCTTCTGACCGGCCTGTCGATTGCGTCCTACTCCCTGCTCGGTGGCCTCGGCGTCCGCGAGTCCGGCACGGTGCTCGGCTATGCGGCGTGGCTGGAGCTGCTCTCCTGCGCGCCGTTTATTGCCTTTGCCCTTGTCCGCAGGAGGCACTTCGTTGTGCCCTACGTGTCCAGCAAGGTGGCCTACCGCAATCTCGTGCTCGGCTTTGGCAGCGTCCTGTCCTACCTCATTGTCCTGTGGGCCATGACCCTGCTCCCTCTCGCAACCGTGACAGCCACCCGCGAAACCAGTGCCATTTTTGCGGCCCTCGCCGGAACGATCCTGATGAAAGAACCTTTTGCCGGCCGCCGCATCATCGCCGCGGGCTTCGTGACGATTGGCATCACGCTGCTGGTGCTTGGCTAACACCTGCCCTGCTCAATTTGCAGATGTCAGTCCGCACACGGATGTGTAACGTCGCGCCACCATGGCCGACACAACCATCATCATAATCCTGCTGCTGACCGCGCTCCTCCACGCCACATGGAACGTCGCCCTCAAAACCGGCACGGACCGGGTACTGGACATGGCGGCGATCCGGGTGTCCGGCGTCCTGTTCGCAGCGGTTGTAATTCCGCTGACCCCAATGCCTGCCGCAGCCTCATGGCCGCCATTGATCGCCAGCGCAATCGTGTACATGGCCTATTACGGCTTCCTCATTTCATCCTACAAGCACGGCGATATCTCTCAGGTCTACCCGATCGCCAGAGGATCTGCCCCTTTGCTGGTGGCACTCGCAGCCTTTCTGTTTATCAACGAGACCCCCGGCTCCATTGGTCTGGCAGGAGTCGTTGTTGTGTCCCTTGGCATCGTGATTGCCGGGTCCGGCGCGTTTCAGCAAAACCTGCGCGCTGTCGCCTATGCGCTCATCACCGGACTTACGATTGCAGCAAACTCGTTTCTGGGCGGCATTGGCGTGCGCGATGCGGGAACCATTCTGGGATATTCAGCCTGGCTTGAATTGCTCACCTGTGTGCCCTTCATTGCCTTTGCCTGTGTGCGCAGGCGTGGATTTATCGCCGCCTACGCCGCCAACCCTGTGGCCAGGCGAAACGTACTGCTTGGCTTTGGCAGCGTCTTTTCATTCCTCATCGCCCTCTGGGCCATGACGCACCTGCCCATCGCGACCGTGGCAGCAACCCGCGAAACCAGTGCAATTTTCGCAGCACTGGCCGGGGCTGTGTTGATGAAGGAACCCTTTGCAGGCCGCCGTATTCTGGCAGCCATTCTGGTAGCCATCGGCATCACGCTTCTGGTTGTTGGCTAGTCGCT from Candidatus Phaeomarinobacter ectocarpi includes these protein-coding regions:
- a CDS encoding NAD(P)-dependent oxidoreductase, whose translation is MPADKKPILALTGSMATTRPGEVRDQIENRLTTDWDIRTWTADDGEPALAALLAEADVVVPGVDTLFVGAFFSSLKASPNLRMLQIPFAGTDWLSPELLPPQAVAAGCSGHEITMAEYTIGAMLEWEIRFRVMDPDFRSGSWHFSGSSKDPTSKHGEIWNKTVGIVGYGGIGEETARRAKAFSMRTMGLKRSAMPCPPELDWLGSTADDPDALMTLLRESDYVVLACDLNDATRGMIGPDELAAMKDTAVVINVARGEVIQEEPFYQALKKKQIAGAIIDTWYRYPARGLAPGETPEDPSPSAYPFTDLENVMVTPHCSAHSDNADYRRMISIASNLDKLAKGETPDRVMIRGNGVAA
- a CDS encoding EamA family transporter; amino-acid sequence: MADTTIIIILLLTALLHATWNVALKTGTDRVLDMAAIRVSGVLFAAVVIPLTPMPAAASWPPLIASAIVYMAYYGFLISSYKHGDISQVYPIARGSAPLLVALAAFLFINETPGSIGLAGVVVVSLGIVIAGSGAFQQNLRAVAYALITGLTIAANSFLGGIGVRDAGTILGYSAWLELLTCVPFIAFACVRRRGFIAAYAANPVARRNVLLGFGSVFSFLIALWAMTHLPIATVAATRETSAIFAALAGAVLMKEPFAGRRILAAILVAIGITLLVVG
- a CDS encoding acyl-CoA synthetase, with the protein product MAWNFGDILDTIAPVLPGDKPALIHIAKDGTAQIKSWAEFDARSNNLARQLIERGAKPGDKVAFYMRNRSEYAELLAACFKARLTHVNVNYRYQPDELHYIFDNSDAQTIVYGEEFADNIAELKQRLGKVGTFLEVTAGTPANDFADRYEDLTKIGNGGALGIERSGDDQLFLYTGGTTGMPKGVMWPADDLREAQLYALRALGEVPETLEALAAAIKETGTGAGPFIPACPMMHGTGLFTAIGNMMNGGCIVTLDNENLDPHAIWKAVNDYKVEQIAIVGDTFAKPMLKALEDEPGKYDLSSLVSIISSGVMWSLEVKRDMIPHMPQAMLMDSFGSSEGIGFGSSIFTADGEVKTAKFQIGERCKVFDENDQEVQPGSGKSGVIAVAQPIPLGYYKDEEKTAKTFRTINGMRYSIPGDFCTVEEDGTLTLLGRGSVCINTGGEKVYPEEVEEALKTHPAVEDALVVGLPDDKWGQAITGVITMASGESADEAALIAHVKDNLAHYKAPKRVLVAADAFRAPNGKADYKGATSFAKQELGIAS
- a CDS encoding EamA family transporter, coding for MSDTTIIAILLLTAIMHATWNAALKTGADRVLDMAAMRMSGIVFAAIVIPLAPMPAPEAWPFLIASAVAHMFYYACLISSYQRGDLSQVYPIARGSAPLLVALAAYLTISETPTPVGLAGVIVISIGIIVAGTGAFRENLHAIGFALLTGLSIASYSLLGGLGVRESGTVLGYAAWLELLSCAPFIAFALVRRRHFVVPYVSSKVAYRNLVLGFGSVLSYLIVLWAMTLLPLATVTATRETSAIFAALAGTILMKEPFAGRRIIAAGFVTIGITLLVLG